In Erigeron canadensis isolate Cc75 chromosome 6, C_canadensis_v1, whole genome shotgun sequence, the following are encoded in one genomic region:
- the LOC122603112 gene encoding serine hydroxymethyltransferase 4-like, which produces MDPVNAWGNTPLDQTDPEIFDLIEKEKRRQCRGIELIASENFTSFAVIEALGSPLTNKYSEGMPGNRYYGGNEYIDQIENLCRSRALQAYRLDPSSWGVNVQPYSGSPANFAAYTALLNPHDRIMGLDLPSGGHLTHGYYTSGGKKISATSIYFESLPYKVNSSTGYIDYEKMEEKALDFRPKLIICGGSAYPRDWDYKKIREIADKCGALMLCDMAHISGLVAAQEAADPFEYCDVVTTTTHKSLRGPRAGMIFYRKGPKPPKKGQAEGAVYDFEDKINFAVFPALQGGPHNHQIGALAVALKQAMSPGFKAYAKQVRANAVAIGNYLMSKGYKLVTGGTENHLVLWDLRPLGLTGNKVEKLCDLANITVNKNAVFGDSSALAPGGVRVGTPAMTSRGLVEKDFEQIGEFLHRAIQITLSIQKEFGKLLKDFNKGLVNNKEIEQLKLDVEKFSGSFDMPGFSLADMKYKD; this is translated from the exons AAAAGGAAAAGAGAAGGCAATGCCGCGGGATCGAACTCATCGCATCAGAAAACTTCACATCATTTGCAGTCATCGAAGCATTAGGCTCCCCATTAACCAACAAATACTCTGAGGGCATGCCCGGAAACCGATACTACGGCGGCAACGAATACATCGACCAAATCGAAAACCTGTGCCGCAGCCGAGCTCTGCAGGCGTACAGACTGGACCCATCTTCATGGGGTGTGAATGTGCAGCCGTACTCTGGATCACCTGCAAACTTTGCAGCATACACTGCATTGCTGAACCCACATGACAGAATAATGGGTCTGGATCTTCCATCGGGCGGGCATTTGACTCATGGGTATTACACTTCTGGAGGGAAGAAGATATCTGCTACTTCTATCTACTTTGAGAGTCTGCCGTACAAGGTGAATTCGAGTACCGGGTATATCGATTATGAGAAGATGGAAGAAAAGGCGTTGGATTTCAGACCAAAGTTGATCATTTGTGGGGGCAGTGCTTATCCTAGAGATTGGGATTACAAGAAGATTAGGGAAATTGCTGATAAGTGTGGCGCTCTTATGCTCTGTGATATGGCCCACATCAGTGGCCTTGTTGCTGCCCAG GAAGCTGCAGATCCGTTTGAGTACTGTGATGTGGTTACAACCACCACTCACAAAAGTCTCAGGGGACCAAGAGCTGGTATGATCTTCTACCGCAAGGGTCCAAAACCACCAAAGAAAGGTCAAGCAGAAGGTGCAGTTTATGACTTTGAAGACAAGATTAACTTTGCTGTTTTCCCTGCCCTTCAAGGTGGCCCACACAACCACCAGATCGGTGCACTAGCTGTCGCGTTGAAACAGGCCATGTCTCCTGGCTTCAAGGCTTATGCTAAGCAAGTTAGAGCCAATGCCGTGGCAATTGGTAACTACTTGATGAGCAAAGGATACAAGCTTGTCACTGGTGGAACTGAGAACCATCTTGTTTTGTGGGATCTTCGCCCTCTTGGCTTGACCG GCAACAAGGTTGAGAAGCTTTGTGATCTTGCTAACATCACTGTGAACAAGAATGCCGTGTTTGGTGACAGCAGTGCATTGGCTCCAGGAGGTGTTCGCGTTG GTACACCTGCAATGACATCAAGGGGTCTAGTTGAGAAGGATTTCGAGCAGATTGGAGAGTTCCTTCACCGTGCAATTCAGATCACTTTAAGCATCCAGAAAGAGTTCGGGAAACTATTGAAAGATTTCAACAAGGGTTTGGTGAACAACAAGGAAATTGAACAACTTAAGCTTGATGTCGAGAAGTTTTCTGGATCTTTTGACATGCCCGGATTTTCTTTGGCTGACATGAAATACAAGGATTAA
- the LOC122603245 gene encoding serine hydroxymethyltransferase 4: protein MDPVNAWGNTPLDQTDPEIFDLIEKEKRRQCRGIELIASENFTSFAVIEALGSPLTNKYSEGMPGNRYYGGNEYIDQIENLCRSRALQAYRLDPSSWGVNVQPYSGSPANFAAYTALLNPHDRIMGLDLPSGGHLTHGYYTSGGKKISATSIYFESLPYKVNSSTGYIDYEKMEEKALDFRPKLIICGGSAYPRDWDYKKIREIADKCGALMLCDMAHISGLVAAQEAADPFEYCDVVTTTTHKSLRGPRAGMIFYRKGPKPPKKGQAEGAVYDFEDKINFAVFPALQGGPHNHQIGALAVALKQAMSPGFKAYAKQVRANAVAIGNYLMSKGYKLVTGGTENHLVLWDLRPLGLTGNKVEKLCDLANITVNKNAVFGDSSALAPGGVRVGTPAMTSRGLVEKDFEQIGEFLHRAIQITLSIQKEFGKLLKDFNKGLVNNKEIEQLKVDVEKFSGSFDMPGFSLADMKYKD from the exons ATGGACCCTGTGAATGCGTGGGGAAACACTCCCTTGGACCAAACCGACCCCGAAATATTCGACCTGATCGAAAAGGAAAAGAGAAGGCAATGCCGCGGGATCGAACTCATCGCATCAGAAAACTTCACATCATTTGCAGTCATCGAAGCATTAGGCTCCCCATTAACCAACAAATACTCTGAGGGCATGCCCGGAAACCGATACTACGGCGGCAACGAATACATCGACCAAATCGAAAACCTGTGCCGCAGCCGAGCTCTGCAGGCGTACAGACTGGACCCATCTTCATGGGGTGTGAATGTGCAGCCGTACTCTGGATCACCTGCAAACTTTGCAGCATACACTGCATTGCTGAACCCACATGACAGAATAATGGGTCTGGATCTTCCATCGGGCGGGCATTTGACTCATGGGTATTACACTTCTGGAGGGAAGAAGATATCTGCTACTTCTATCTACTTTGAGAGTCTGCCGTACAAGGTGAATTCGAGTACCGGGTATATCGATTATGAGAAGATGGAAGAAAAGGCGTTGGATTTCAGACCAAAGTTGATCATTTGTGGGGGCAGTGCTTATCCTAGAGATTGGGATTACAAGAAGATTAGGGAAATTGCTGATAAGTGTGGCGCTCTTATGCTCTGTGATATGGCCCACATCAGTGGCCTTGTTGCTGCCCAG GAAGCTGCAGATCCGTTTGAGTACTGTGATGTGGTGACAACCACCACCCACAAGAGTCTCAGGGGACCAAGAGCTGGTATGATCTTCTACCGCAAGGGTCCAAAACCACCAAAGAAGGGTCAAGCAGAAGGTGCAGTTTATGACTTTGAAGACAAAATTAACTTTGCTGTTTTCCCTGCCCTTCAAGGTGGCCCACACAACCACCAGATCGGTGCACTAGCTGTCGCGTTGAAACAGGCCATGTCTCCTGGCTTCAAGGCTTATGCTAAGCAAGTTAGAGCCAATGCCGTGGCAATTGGTAACTACTTGATGAGCAAAGGCTACAAGCTTGTAACCGGTGGAACTGAGAACCATCTTGTTTTGTGGGATCTTCGCCCTCTTGGCTTGACTG GCAACAAGGTTGAGAAGCTGTGTGATCTTGCTAACATTACTGTGAACAAGAATGCCGTGTTTGGTGACAGCAGTGCTTTGGCTCCAGGAGGTGTACGCGTTG GTACACCTGCAATGACATCAAGAGGTCTAGTTGAGAAGGACTTTGAACAAATTGGAGAGTTCCTTCACCGTGCAATTCAAATCACTTTGAGCATCCAGAAGGAGTTCGGGAAACTGTTGAAAGATTTTAACAAGGGTTTGGTCAATAACAAGGAGATTGAACAACTCAAGGTTGATGTTGAGAAGTTTTCTGGATCTTTCGACATGCCTGGGTTCTCTTTGGCTGACATGAAGTACAAGGATTAA